The genomic DNA GACGGCATCGGCCGTCGCCGCGACCAGCGCGGCCAGCCAGACCACGGCACCGGCGGCGGCGTTCAGGTCCGTCAGTCGGTAGCCGGCGAGCCGGAGCCGCTCGGTCTCTGGAGTGACCTGCCCCTCGGCCCGACCGTATCCGGGCGCACTCACCGCCCACCACCGCCGGTCGTCGCGGCCGGCCGTCGTGGTCCCGTCCCGTCGCCGGGTCGCTCCCGGAGGTAGTCGCCGAGTGTGCGGAGCGAGGTCTCCGCCCGGCCGAACGCGGTCACGTCGTTGTCGGCGACCGTGTTGTCGAGCGTCGTGGCCCGGTACTGGTCCAGCCCCACCGGAGCAGCGGGAATCCGGTCCAGCAGGGCAGCGCCGGCGCGTGCGACGGGCATCGGTACCGGGACCACGAGCGGGTCGTCGGCGACCATCGCGAGGACGGCCGCGAGCGTGAGCCGTTCCGGGCCGCCGAGCCGGTACGTCGCGCCGACGTGAGCCTCACCGGCCACACCCCCGGCGACCATCGGTGCCAGGTCGCCGACCCACATCGGCTGCAGGGGCGTCCGTCCGCCGCCGGGGAGCGGGACGACGCCGAACCGGGCCAGGCGTTCGAGGAACGGCAGGAAGGCACAGCCGTCGCCGAACACCACGGACGGGCGGTAGATGACCCAGTCCAGCG from Haloglomus litoreum includes the following:
- a CDS encoding NAD(P)H-binding protein, giving the protein MDVLVPGGTGFLGRSVCRVLDDRGHRVTAASRSPDAVSLPDGVRRARADVTDDDLRGLVAGHDAVVNLVALPSHVKPRASHESVHLGGTRHLLRASEAAGVDRFVQLSGLGVDAGVETAYFRAKRRAERAVRESSLDWVIYRPSVVFGDGCAFLPFLERLARFGVVPLPGGGRTPLQPMWVGDLAPMVAGGVAGEAHVGATYRLGGPERLTLAAVLAMVADDPLVVPVPMPVARAGAALLDRIPAAPVGLDQYRATTLDNTVADNDVTAFGRAETSLRTLGDYLRERPGDGTGPRRPAATTGGGGR